TAATGACAAATTGAACTTGTCCGTCCTCAAAAGATTCAACTTCTATAGTATGTTGAAGTTCTACTCGGTCTTCCTTATGATTCTGTCTTACCCACACATCCACAAGCTTAGCTTCGTCCCATGCTTTAAGTGTAATAGGTCTGTATATTCCGCTTGTAACTAATCGAATTCCCCAATCCCAACCATAGTGATAGGGAGCTTTACGAGTAAATACGCTTAATTTTTTCTCATGAGCATCATTGTCTGCAGGGTACTCAAAGCCAGTGGATTCATATTGATCCATGACTTCATTGATTGGAGATCTAAATGTGATTTTCATCTCATTTTCTCCGAGCTTCAAATATTGCTTGACATCTTTATTCCATCTCACGAACATATTATTCGCTGATAAAACTTTAATGCCATTGATCACAACATCAGCATATGTATCAAGTCCTTCAAATTCAATCTCGATTCGGTCCTTGTTCATCAAATCTTCAGAAACGTCAAAAGAAGTCTTATACTCCCAATCCTCTTCTTCGATCCATTGAACTTTCTTCTCATTGCTTCTATAAAATGGGTCCTCAATATCTCCATGACGCATCAGGTCCATATGAACAACACCAGGAACTATAGCTTCCTTCCATTCATTTTTGGAGGCTTGCTTAAACTGCCAACCATCATGGAGGCTGCTTTCAACATACACCTTTGACTGTTCTTGAGCACATGAGAACAAGCTCGTAGTAGCCAAGAATAGCATTATCACATTCCAAATTCTACTTTGCTTCACTTTCAAGTCGGTTTAAAATGTTCCTTACCTCTTTCACTTTTTGCTCGTCGGAATAACTGATGTAATTCTCATCCACACCCGCGCAACTATAGCTAACTCTTTCATTTTGAATCAGCATATTGTTCTTTCTTGTGTTTTTTGCTGAAAAATGCAATTCTTTGACAAAAGGCAATTCAGCGAGCAAATGAACATTGCTTGCATTCACACCGCTTCCAGGCATTATTGAAATATCTTCCTTAGCGTATTCAGCAATTTTATTAAGCATTTCGATGCCTTCCAAAGCCGTAGGTTCAAGTCCTGAAGACAAAACTCTTTTTATTCCTAAAGACTTAAGTGTATCCAATGCTTTGAATGGATCAATTACTTTATCAAAAGCTCTGTGGAAAGTAATATCCATTCCATCCGCAGCTTCTATTAATTTAGAAGAACCATCAATATCTATTTCAGCATTTTCAGTCAATAAACCGATAACCACTCCATCAGCGTCTCTTTCCTTAAAATGCTTAATATCGATAGCCATTTGCTCCACTTCGTAGGCATCAAACAGAAAATCTCCACCTCGTGGCCTGATAATCGGATAAACATCTATTTCCAAATGTTTTCTCACCACTTCCATCAGTCCTAGCGTTGGCGTAGTTCCACCCAATGGCAAGTTAGCGCACAACTCCACTCTTTGCGCTCCGCCATTTTGAGCATTGATTGCCGACTCCACAGAGTCAATGCATATTTCCAAATTATATTTTTTCGACATGCTATGAATAGTATTTATGTATAAGAAATGGCAACCCTAAAGTCGCCATTCTATTTTTCGCTTATTTATTAATCAATAATTCCAAACTGTCCACCATTGCCAGTTCCGTTCTGCCACCTTGCTTTCTAGCATTGGCAACAGCCAAAGAAGCTTTTCTTTTCCATGAATCCGTCTTGTTTACTCCGTTCAAGCTTTCTATGGCATATTGAGAAACGATGCTTAAATTTTCAGATAGTTCTTTGATCTCTCCCAGTATCGGAGACTGTTGGATTACAGGCAATAGTTGCTCATGGTTAGCTTCCCATGTTTTTAAGTAAGATCTAATCTCCTTTTCAGCAATAGCATCGCCTGTTTTCATATAATCCTTAACCAGATAATTGAATTTGCGAGCATCAGGAGCATCGGCAGTAGCCGCATCAGCAAATTTCTTGAACGTATAGTAATTATGGTTCATCTTGCCTCCCGGATTCCTTGTATATACTTTCATAGGCTCCGCCACATTCACAAGATTACGCAAAGGAGCTATATCTTCACCATTGGACAAGCTTTTCATAATACTCTCTCTTGAAGAGTTATGCGCCAAACCATCTTGCTCTAAATACAAGCTAACCCTGTCAAGCCTTCTGTACATATCCTCAACATCTCTTACATCCTCGGCAGACCAAAATCTTTCGGCAATAGCAGCTGTTCTTGGCCAAATTCTTGAATCTATATTGAACTCAGTCACAAGCTCCGACCACATTGGAGCCTCTGCGCCGATAATTAGTTCCTTAGCCTTTGGAGACAACTCAGGATCTACAGGATCCACTAAATAATGTACATCTGCATTGTGCATCAAGTCAATATAATAACCTTCAGAAATGATCATTTCATAACCATCCTTAGCCGCAGCATATACATCCAAGCCTTCCCAATCTCTCCAACCATGAACAATCGCTTTCTTAGACAACTTTGGATTGTAAATCTCGTCCCAGCCGACCATCTTTTTGCCCATGCCTTCGACAATTTCAAGCACCCTATTGCTGAAGTATGTTTGCAAAGCGGAATTATCTTCCAATCCATTTTGCTTCATGAATGCTTGAATATTTTCATTAGCGTCCCAATGATGGCCTTCATTTTCATCGCCGCCAATATGGAAATACTCATCAGGGAATAATGCGGAAACTTCTGTAAAAATATCCTTCAGAATCTCGTAAGTCTTTTCATTAGTTGGATCCAAGGTAGGGTCAAATACACCAGACCATGTTTCCAGTACATATTCGTAA
The Aureibacter tunicatorum DNA segment above includes these coding regions:
- a CDS encoding copper homeostasis protein CutC, with the protein product MSKKYNLEICIDSVESAINAQNGGAQRVELCANLPLGGTTPTLGLMEVVRKHLEIDVYPIIRPRGGDFLFDAYEVEQMAIDIKHFKERDADGVVIGLLTENAEIDIDGSSKLIEAADGMDITFHRAFDKVIDPFKALDTLKSLGIKRVLSSGLEPTALEGIEMLNKIAEYAKEDISIMPGSGVNASNVHLLAELPFVKELHFSAKNTRKNNMLIQNERVSYSCAGVDENYISYSDEQKVKEVRNILNRLESEAK
- a CDS encoding beta-N-acetylhexosaminidase, with the protein product MKKAIIIFLMVFGFQSILNAQELALMPLPQSLEINEGKFRIDRNFNIQIEGLENERLINGSYRFLRRLDDRTGFFFYQNNDFKVDTASSLVIQAQREGELKIHEDESYTLLIDTLGISINAPTDLGAMYALETLVQTLSVDEDGYYFPAMKIEDSPRFTWRGLMLDPARHFLSVSAVKKQLDAMASMKMNVMHFHLSDNQGFRIESKLYPQLHQLGSSRGEFYTQDDIKDIVAYAALRGIRVIPEIDVPGHATPILKVFPEIGSHTGDYEYVLETWSGVFDPTLDPTNEKTYEILKDIFTEVSALFPDEYFHIGGDENEGHHWDANENIQAFMKQNGLEDNSALQTYFSNRVLEIVEGMGKKMVGWDEIYNPKLSKKAIVHGWRDWEGLDVYAAAKDGYEMIISEGYYIDLMHNADVHYLVDPVDPELSPKAKELIIGAEAPMWSELVTEFNIDSRIWPRTAAIAERFWSAEDVRDVEDMYRRLDRVSLYLEQDGLAHNSSRESIMKSLSNGEDIAPLRNLVNVAEPMKVYTRNPGGKMNHNYYTFKKFADAATADAPDARKFNYLVKDYMKTGDAIAEKEIRSYLKTWEANHEQLLPVIQQSPILGEIKELSENLSIVSQYAIESLNGVNKTDSWKRKASLAVANARKQGGRTELAMVDSLELLINK